Proteins from a genomic interval of Aureimonas sp. AU20:
- a CDS encoding circularly permuted type 2 ATP-grasp protein yields MSAFDEMLASEAGVREPYRRFQSWFETQVPQTLARKAGEAEGFFRRTGITFNVYGEQEAAERLIPFDLVPRIIAGREWARLAEGIEQRVKGLNAFLDDIYHDQEIVKAGIVPERLIKGNEAFVPQMKGFRPPGGVYTHIIGVDIVRTAENQFYVLEDNARTPSGVSYMIENRETMMQMFPELFAQNRVRPVETYPRHLRRSLQAVAPPACKGTPRVAVLTPGIHNSAYYEHAFLADQMGVELVEGTDLKLVDGRIAMRTTQGYLPIDVLYRRVDDAYLDPLEFNPDSVLGVPGIMDVYRSGGITIANAPGTGISDDKAIYSYMPEIVEFYTGKPAILENVPTWRCAEEQSLAYVLEHLDELVVKEVHGSGGYGMLVGPAASKGECEAFAAKLRARPGNYIAQPTLALSTVPILTEKGLAPRHVDLRPFVLVSDTIKIIPGGLTRVALKEGSLVVNSSQGGGTKDTWVLED; encoded by the coding sequence TTGAGTGCATTTGACGAAATGCTGGCGAGCGAAGCGGGCGTGCGCGAGCCGTATCGACGGTTCCAGTCCTGGTTCGAGACGCAGGTTCCCCAGACCTTGGCCCGCAAGGCCGGCGAGGCGGAAGGCTTCTTCCGACGCACCGGCATCACCTTCAACGTGTATGGCGAACAGGAAGCGGCCGAGCGCCTGATCCCCTTCGACCTCGTTCCCCGCATCATCGCCGGCCGCGAATGGGCGCGCCTTGCCGAGGGCATCGAGCAGCGCGTGAAGGGCCTCAACGCCTTTCTCGACGACATCTATCACGATCAGGAAATCGTGAAGGCCGGCATCGTTCCCGAACGCCTCATCAAGGGCAACGAGGCCTTCGTGCCGCAGATGAAGGGCTTCCGCCCGCCCGGCGGCGTCTACACCCACATCATCGGCGTCGACATCGTGCGCACGGCTGAGAACCAGTTCTATGTCCTCGAGGACAACGCGCGCACCCCCTCCGGCGTCTCGTACATGATCGAGAACCGCGAGACGATGATGCAGATGTTCCCGGAGCTGTTCGCGCAGAACCGGGTGCGGCCGGTGGAGACCTATCCCCGGCATCTGCGCCGCTCGCTCCAGGCCGTCGCCCCCCCGGCCTGCAAGGGCACGCCACGCGTCGCCGTGCTCACCCCCGGCATCCACAATTCCGCCTATTACGAGCACGCCTTCCTGGCCGACCAGATGGGCGTCGAGCTGGTCGAAGGCACGGACCTCAAGCTGGTGGACGGGCGCATCGCCATGCGCACGACGCAAGGCTATCTGCCGATCGACGTGCTCTACCGGCGCGTGGACGACGCCTATCTCGACCCGCTCGAATTCAACCCGGACTCCGTGCTCGGCGTGCCGGGGATCATGGATGTCTACCGCAGCGGCGGCATCACCATCGCCAATGCCCCGGGCACGGGCATTTCCGACGACAAGGCGATCTATTCCTACATGCCGGAGATCGTCGAGTTCTACACCGGCAAGCCGGCGATCCTCGAAAACGTGCCGACCTGGCGCTGCGCCGAGGAACAGAGCCTGGCCTATGTGCTGGAGCACCTAGACGAACTCGTGGTGAAGGAGGTCCATGGCTCGGGCGGTTACGGAATGCTGGTCGGCCCCGCCGCCTCCAAAGGCGAATGCGAGGCCTTCGCCGCCAAGCTGCGCGCCCGACCCGGGAACTACATCGCCCAGCCGACCCTGGCGCTTTCCACCGTCCCAATCCTGACGGAAAAGGGCCTCGCCCCGCGCCACGTGGACCTTCGCCCCTTCGTGCTCGTGTCCGACACGATCAAGATCATTCCCGGCGGCCTCACCCGTGTCGCCCTCAAGGAGGGCTCGCTCGTGGTGAATTCGAGCCAGGGGGGCGGCACGAAGGACACTTGGGTGCTAGAGGACTGA
- a CDS encoding alpha-E domain-containing protein, giving the protein MALLGRTANGLFWMQRYIERAENMARLLDAGLRLSLTNLSAEPDEWQSVLVSAGVENGYLAKYESFEPAQIIDYMLRDFDNPSSVLSSMGTARTNGRMVRTALTRETWEAINESWLILRQQLASPVDDLPAILDLVKARTALIRGSFYGTMLRNPIFDFCNLGTFVERADNTARILDVKYWVLMPRHSSVGSSLDNYQWGSILRSVSALRSYAWEYDADLRAVDIIDFLLLNRRMPRSLAYSYRCIHDSLDYLERAYGQERECHATARAISARLEQHTVTEIIEAGLHEFLETLILDNNRLSNEIARDFSFYS; this is encoded by the coding sequence ATGGCACTTCTCGGACGCACCGCCAACGGACTCTTCTGGATGCAGCGCTATATCGAGCGGGCCGAGAACATGGCCCGGCTTCTCGACGCGGGTCTTCGTCTGTCGCTGACCAATCTTTCCGCCGAGCCCGACGAGTGGCAGTCCGTTCTGGTCTCGGCCGGCGTCGAGAACGGCTATCTCGCGAAGTACGAGAGCTTCGAGCCGGCGCAGATCATCGACTACATGCTTCGCGACTTCGACAATCCGTCGAGCGTGCTGTCCTCCATGGGTACCGCGCGCACCAACGGGCGCATGGTGCGCACGGCGTTGACGCGCGAGACCTGGGAGGCAATCAACGAAAGTTGGTTGATCCTACGCCAGCAGTTGGCAAGCCCGGTCGACGATCTGCCGGCCATCCTCGACCTCGTGAAGGCGCGCACAGCGCTGATCCGAGGCTCGTTCTACGGAACGATGCTGCGCAACCCGATCTTCGACTTCTGCAATCTCGGCACCTTCGTGGAGCGGGCCGACAACACCGCCCGCATTCTGGACGTGAAATACTGGGTGCTCATGCCCCGGCATTCCTCTGTCGGCTCCTCGCTCGACAATTATCAATGGGGCTCGATCCTGCGGTCGGTCTCGGCGCTGCGCTCCTATGCCTGGGAATACGACGCGGATCTGAGGGCCGTCGACATCATCGACTTCCTCCTCCTCAACCGGCGCATGCCGCGCTCGCTCGCCTATTCCTATCGCTGCATCCACGACAGTCTGGATTATCTCGAACGCGCCTATGGGCAGGAGCGCGAGTGCCACGCCACGGCCCGCGCCATCTCGGCCCGGCTGGAGCAGCACACCGTCACCGAGATCATCGAGGCCGGGCTTCACGAGTTCCTGGAAACGCTGATCCTCGACAACAACCGCCTGTCCAACGAGATCGCCCGAGACTTCAGCTTCTATTCCTGA
- a CDS encoding proteasome-type protease → MTYCVGLLLNRGMVFMSDTRTNAGIDNISVVTKLRTWNVPGDRFICLMSAGNLATTQSTISLLEERGLAPHQRTPTLLTQPSMFQTAKLVGETLREVISYTNEPGSEGGSRFLGSFILGGQIKGGRPRLFMIYPEGNFIEAGPDNPFFQIGEHKYGRPILVRTYEPEMALEDAVKLLLVSFDSTIKSNLSVGLPIDLQLYETDQLEGGHRQRFDDRDPYYRQISEGWGDALKSAFDQLPPFNAVPAKV, encoded by the coding sequence GTGACCTATTGCGTTGGTCTTCTTCTCAATCGCGGCATGGTCTTCATGTCAGACACCCGGACCAATGCCGGGATCGACAACATTTCCGTGGTGACGAAGCTGCGCACCTGGAACGTGCCGGGCGATCGCTTCATCTGCCTCATGTCGGCCGGCAATCTGGCGACGACGCAGTCCACCATCTCGCTTCTGGAAGAGCGCGGCCTCGCCCCGCACCAGCGCACACCGACGCTTCTGACGCAGCCGAGCATGTTCCAGACGGCCAAGCTCGTCGGCGAGACGCTGCGCGAGGTGATCTCCTATACCAACGAACCCGGCAGCGAAGGTGGCAGCCGTTTTCTCGGCTCCTTCATCCTCGGCGGCCAGATCAAGGGCGGGCGCCCGCGCCTGTTCATGATCTATCCCGAAGGCAATTTCATCGAGGCGGGGCCGGATAATCCGTTCTTCCAGATCGGCGAGCACAAATACGGTCGGCCGATCCTGGTGCGCACCTACGAGCCGGAGATGGCGCTGGAAGACGCGGTGAAGCTGCTGCTCGTGTCGTTCGACTCCACGATCAAGTCGAACCTCTCGGTCGGCCTGCCGATCGACCTCCAGCTCTATGAGACCGACCAACTGGAAGGCGGCCATCGCCAGCGCTTCGACGATCGCGACCCCTACTACCGTCAGATCTCGGAAGGCTGGGGCGACGCGCTGAAATCGGCCTTCGACCAGCTCCCCCCCTTCAACGCCGTGCCGGCGAAAGTCTGA
- a CDS encoding gamma-butyrobetaine hydroxylase-like domain-containing protein, which translates to MSAGPIPQEIRVSPDRRSLTLRFPSAPAAEISAEMLRVLSPSAEVQGHSPDQRVTLGGKRDVAIANILPVGHYAVRIVFDDRHDTGIYTWSYLLQLARDGERLWNAYLAELEAKGLSRDP; encoded by the coding sequence ATGTCCGCAGGCCCGATCCCCCAGGAAATTCGTGTTTCGCCCGACCGGCGGAGCCTGACCTTGCGTTTCCCCAGTGCCCCGGCGGCCGAGATTTCGGCCGAGATGCTGCGCGTCCTGTCGCCTTCGGCCGAGGTGCAAGGCCATTCGCCGGACCAGCGCGTGACGCTCGGCGGCAAGCGCGATGTCGCGATCGCCAATATTCTACCGGTCGGTCATTATGCCGTGCGCATCGTCTTCGACGATCGGCACGACACCGGTATCTACACGTGGTCGTACCTCCTGCAGCTCGCGCGGGACGGCGAGCGGCTGTGGAACGCCTATCTCGCCGAGCTGGAGGCCAAGGGCCTCAGCCGCGATCCGTAA
- the moaA gene encoding GTP 3',8-cyclase MoaA has translation MSIITPLAPSAGKPALIDPFQRAITYLRVSVTDRCDFRCTYCMAEDMEFLPKRDLLTLEELDRLSTAFIERGVRRLRLTGGEPLVRRNVMSLIRSLSRHLRSGQLDELTLTTNGSQLQRFAGELADCGVRRINVSLDTLDPDKFAHITRRGELPAVLAGIDAALAAGLKIKLNAVALKNFNEGELPFMLRWAHERGMDMTVIETMPLGEIDEDRTDRYLPLTLVRKRLEERFTLVDIPYKTGGPARYVEVAETGGRLGFITPMTHNFCESCNRVRITCTGTLFMCLGQEDAADLRAAMRGSEGDEALHRAIDEAIGRKPKGHDFVIDRATKRPAVSRHMSVTGG, from the coding sequence ATGAGCATCATCACGCCTCTCGCCCCGTCCGCCGGCAAGCCCGCGCTGATCGATCCGTTCCAGCGGGCGATCACCTATCTCCGGGTTTCGGTCACGGACCGCTGCGACTTCCGCTGCACCTACTGCATGGCGGAGGACATGGAATTCCTGCCCAAGCGCGACCTGCTCACGCTGGAAGAGCTCGACCGCCTGTCCACCGCCTTTATAGAGCGCGGCGTGCGGCGGCTGCGGCTGACGGGCGGCGAACCGCTGGTGCGCCGCAACGTCATGAGCCTCATCCGCTCCCTGTCCCGGCATCTCAGGAGCGGACAGTTGGACGAGCTGACGCTGACCACCAACGGCTCGCAGCTTCAACGCTTCGCTGGCGAGCTGGCCGATTGCGGCGTGCGCCGGATCAACGTGTCGCTCGACACGCTGGATCCCGACAAGTTCGCCCACATCACCCGGCGCGGAGAACTGCCGGCCGTGCTCGCCGGCATCGACGCGGCGCTGGCGGCCGGTCTCAAGATCAAGCTCAACGCGGTCGCGCTCAAGAACTTCAACGAGGGCGAGTTGCCCTTCATGCTGCGCTGGGCGCACGAGCGCGGCATGGACATGACGGTCATCGAGACCATGCCGCTCGGCGAGATCGACGAGGACCGCACTGACCGCTACCTGCCGCTGACGCTGGTGCGCAAGCGGCTGGAGGAGCGCTTCACGCTTGTCGACATTCCCTACAAGACCGGCGGTCCGGCGCGCTATGTCGAGGTGGCCGAGACCGGCGGCCGGCTCGGCTTCATCACGCCGATGACGCATAATTTCTGCGAAAGCTGCAACCGCGTCCGCATCACTTGCACCGGCACGCTCTTCATGTGCCTGGGCCAGGAGGACGCGGCCGATCTGCGGGCGGCGATGCGCGGCTCGGAGGGCGACGAGGCCCTGCACCGCGCGATCGACGAGGCGATCGGGCGCAAGCCCAAGGGGCACGACTTCGTCATCGACCGGGCGACCAAGCGCCCTGCGGTTTCGCGTCACATGAGCGTGACGGGCGGCTAG
- a CDS encoding YMGG-like glycine zipper-containing protein — protein MKPLVKSSLALGAIMMLATGCTTTERTVGGAAIGGVGGAAVGNAVGGSGGAIIGGLAGGTAGALIGRESGRRANGYYY, from the coding sequence ATGAAACCTCTCGTTAAATCCTCGCTTGCTCTCGGTGCGATCATGATGCTCGCGACCGGCTGCACCACGACAGAGCGCACGGTGGGCGGCGCTGCGATCGGCGGCGTCGGCGGCGCGGCCGTGGGCAACGCGGTCGGCGGTTCGGGCGGCGCGATCATCGGCGGTTTGGCCGGCGGCACCGCCGGCGCGCTCATCGGCCGCGAGTCCGGCCGCCGCGCGAATGGTTATTACTACTAG
- a CDS encoding DMT family transporter, with amino-acid sequence MPPSGGFLAGENARASLLMIGAMACFSLNDMMVKLLSATMDFPQIMALRGVIVSTLLIALALYRGTLRPLGRLRHRSVLLRTLADILTTVSYISALKHLPLGNASAVFQALPFTITIGAALFLGERVGWRRWLAIAVGFLGVLVILRPTGDGFNIYAVWVLVSVVFAAMRDLVTRRMPASISSLQVATVTSIAVATTGFLMLPAVGWSPVSATNWLTLVFAAFAIGSGYILIVASMRTGDMSFVAPFRYSILLFAMVLGATVFGERPDVYEIAGSLIVVGSGAYTIHREGVVRRMARRAAAA; translated from the coding sequence ATGCCCCCATCAGGCGGCTTCCTAGCCGGTGAGAACGCGCGCGCCAGTCTTCTGATGATCGGCGCCATGGCGTGCTTCTCACTGAACGATATGATGGTGAAGCTTCTCTCGGCCACGATGGACTTTCCCCAGATCATGGCTCTCCGCGGCGTGATCGTTTCGACGCTCCTGATCGCGCTGGCCCTCTATCGCGGCACGCTGCGCCCGCTCGGCAGACTTCGCCATCGCAGCGTTCTCCTGCGCACCTTGGCCGATATCCTGACCACCGTCTCCTACATCTCCGCGCTCAAGCATCTGCCGCTCGGAAACGCCTCGGCCGTGTTCCAGGCTCTCCCCTTCACGATCACGATCGGCGCCGCGCTGTTTCTGGGCGAGCGGGTCGGCTGGCGGCGCTGGCTGGCCATCGCGGTCGGCTTTCTCGGCGTTCTCGTGATCCTCCGACCCACCGGCGACGGTTTCAACATCTATGCCGTGTGGGTTCTGGTGTCGGTCGTCTTCGCGGCCATGCGCGATCTCGTCACGCGGCGCATGCCGGCTTCGATCTCCTCGCTTCAGGTGGCGACGGTAACCTCCATCGCTGTCGCGACCACCGGCTTTCTCATGCTCCCCGCCGTCGGCTGGTCACCCGTCTCGGCCACCAACTGGCTGACGCTCGTGTTCGCGGCCTTCGCCATCGGCAGCGGCTATATCCTGATCGTCGCCTCCATGCGCACCGGGGACATGAGCTTCGTCGCTCCCTTTCGCTATTCCATCCTTCTCTTCGCCATGGTGCTCGGCGCCACGGTCTTCGGCGAGCGGCCGGACGTCTACGAGATCGCAGGGTCGCTGATCGTGGTGGGGAGCGGCGCCTACACGATCCACCGCGAAGGCGTGGTTCGCCGCATGGCGCGGCGGGCAGCAGCGGCGTGA
- the mobA gene encoding molybdenum cofactor guanylyltransferase yields the protein MRLFGAVLAGGGATRLGGVPKPLLEVGGRTMADRALDPLRPHAERLFVSTHQGALYAPLGLRTVEDGRPDKLGPLAGLAALARAIRQETEAPFRLLTVPGDTPFLPPDLAMRLLDGATPGEVRVASFLGRWQPTVALWPGEALEGLPDWLEIPGRDLSIRRWIERHPHQPIAFLHVSQAPDGDPFFNVNTPEDLARARGCFEPGER from the coding sequence GTGAGGCTGTTCGGTGCCGTGCTGGCGGGGGGCGGCGCGACGCGCCTCGGCGGCGTGCCCAAGCCCCTACTGGAGGTCGGCGGCCGAACCATGGCCGACCGCGCGCTCGATCCGCTCCGCCCTCACGCAGAGCGGCTCTTCGTCTCGACGCATCAGGGCGCGCTCTATGCGCCGCTCGGGCTCCGCACGGTGGAGGATGGCCGGCCGGACAAGCTCGGGCCGCTGGCGGGCCTCGCCGCGCTCGCCCGCGCCATTCGGCAGGAGACGGAAGCGCCCTTCCGGCTTCTCACCGTGCCTGGAGACACGCCCTTTCTACCGCCCGATCTGGCGATGCGGCTGCTGGATGGTGCCACGCCCGGCGAGGTTCGAGTGGCGAGCTTTCTCGGCCGCTGGCAACCCACCGTCGCGCTCTGGCCGGGCGAAGCGCTGGAGGGCCTGCCGGACTGGCTGGAAATCCCTGGGCGTGATCTGTCGATTCGCCGCTGGATCGAGCGCCATCCCCACCAGCCCATTGCGTTTCTGCACGTCTCGCAAGCGCCGGACGGCGATCCGTTTTTCAACGTCAACACGCCGGAAGACCTGGCGCGCGCACGCGGCTGTTTCGAGCCGGGGGAAAGGTGA
- a CDS encoding ABC transporter substrate-binding protein codes for MRSIKTVLFALSALALTSSLASAQESDANKTWTEVRIGSEGAYPPFNSLDSSGQLNGFDIDIANALCAEMKVKCTFVTQDWDGIIPALQNGRFDAIMSGMSITPEREKQVLFTNKYFNTPGAVAVPKDSKIADISAASLAGKTIGAQASTTHSQAAEKFFPDADVRVYPTAEEYKLDIANGRLDAVTDDIVVLGPWLESTEGACCKLLGTLPIDESVYGKGLGIAVRQGDSKLKKMFDDAIVAIRANGTYKTIQDKYFKFDVYGG; via the coding sequence ATGCGATCCATCAAGACGGTTCTTTTCGCCCTGTCGGCGCTGGCGCTGACCTCGTCCCTCGCCTCGGCGCAGGAAAGCGACGCCAACAAGACCTGGACGGAGGTTCGTATCGGCTCCGAGGGCGCCTATCCGCCCTTCAACTCGCTCGACTCGTCCGGCCAGCTCAACGGCTTCGACATCGACATCGCCAATGCGCTCTGCGCCGAGATGAAGGTGAAGTGCACCTTCGTGACGCAGGACTGGGACGGCATCATCCCAGCCCTTCAGAACGGCCGCTTCGACGCGATCATGTCCGGCATGTCGATCACGCCCGAGCGCGAGAAGCAGGTCCTCTTCACCAACAAGTATTTCAACACACCCGGCGCCGTCGCTGTGCCGAAGGACTCCAAGATCGCCGACATCTCGGCCGCCTCGCTGGCCGGCAAGACGATCGGCGCGCAGGCCTCCACGACCCATTCCCAGGCGGCGGAGAAGTTCTTCCCCGACGCCGACGTGCGCGTCTATCCCACGGCCGAGGAATACAAGCTCGACATCGCGAACGGCCGCCTCGACGCCGTGACCGACGACATCGTCGTGCTCGGGCCCTGGCTGGAAAGCACGGAAGGCGCCTGCTGCAAGCTGCTCGGCACGCTGCCGATCGACGAGAGCGTCTATGGCAAGGGTCTCGGCATCGCCGTTCGCCAGGGCGACTCGAAGCTGAAGAAGATGTTCGACGACGCGATCGTCGCGATCCGCGCCAACGGCACCTACAAGACGATCCAGGACAAGTATTTCAAGTTCGACGTCTACGGCGGCTGA
- a CDS encoding ABC transporter permease has protein sequence MTSDYLTLLSYGADGWGDELLSGLLVTFSLALATLPLGLVLGLALALAKRGSDPALRLSANVYTTLFRGLPELLTLFLVYYGGQNLLNSVSGALGFGNIEISSFLAGMIALGLVFAAYSSEVFLSAFQAIPNGQWEGGRALGLRERRIFRLVVFPQLLRISLPGLSNVWLNLLKDTALVSVVGLADILRQTGVAARVTRESFFFFALTCVLYLLLTFVSSIALRQLERWTRRGEMAR, from the coding sequence GTGACGAGCGACTATCTCACGCTTCTGTCCTACGGCGCGGACGGCTGGGGCGACGAGCTTCTGTCCGGTCTTCTCGTCACCTTCTCGCTGGCGCTGGCGACCCTGCCCCTCGGCCTCGTTCTCGGCCTTGCCCTGGCGTTGGCCAAACGCGGTTCCGACCCGGCCTTGCGGCTGTCGGCCAATGTCTACACCACGCTGTTTCGCGGCCTTCCCGAGCTGCTCACGCTGTTCCTCGTTTATTACGGCGGGCAGAATTTGCTGAATTCCGTCAGCGGCGCGCTCGGCTTCGGCAATATTGAGATTTCCAGCTTCCTCGCCGGCATGATCGCGCTCGGCCTCGTGTTCGCGGCCTATTCCAGCGAGGTGTTCCTGTCCGCCTTCCAGGCCATTCCGAACGGGCAATGGGAAGGCGGCCGGGCGCTCGGCCTGCGCGAGCGGCGCATCTTCCGGCTGGTGGTCTTTCCCCAGCTGCTGCGAATCAGCCTGCCCGGCCTGTCCAATGTCTGGCTAAATCTTTTGAAGGACACTGCGCTCGTTTCCGTGGTCGGCCTCGCCGACATTCTTCGGCAGACCGGCGTCGCGGCGCGGGTGACGCGTGAATCCTTCTTCTTCTTCGCGCTGACCTGCGTCCTCTACCTCCTCCTCACCTTCGTCTCCTCGATCGCGCTTCGGCAGTTGGAGCGCTGGACCCGGCGCGGGGAGATGGCCCGATGA
- a CDS encoding ABC transporter permease — protein MSVRTFVSRSSWGGLATLGVWLAGGIGLVAYLVSAWNPDLVARYGPLYLQGLRTTLILVSLSYLFGMALSVPLAAGRLSQNRLALALTGAYVGFFRGTPLIAQLFLIYYGFGSFRPAFEAVGLWWFFREAWYCAVLALALNTAAYQTEILRGAILSIPKGQWEGARSLALPRWVTLRRIIAPQALMVALRPYANELILMVKASAIVAIITVFDLFGETRRAFSRSFDFQTYVWAALFYLVIVEIVRNLTALAEKRLTRHLQR, from the coding sequence ATGAGCGTTCGAACCTTCGTTTCAAGGTCGAGTTGGGGCGGCCTCGCCACGCTCGGCGTGTGGCTGGCAGGCGGTATCGGCCTCGTCGCCTATCTCGTGTCGGCGTGGAACCCCGATCTCGTCGCGCGCTATGGGCCACTCTACCTCCAGGGCCTTCGCACCACGCTGATCCTCGTTTCCCTGTCCTATCTCTTCGGCATGGCGCTGTCCGTGCCGCTCGCCGCCGGGCGCCTGTCGCAGAACCGGCTGGCGCTGGCGCTGACGGGCGCCTATGTCGGCTTCTTTCGCGGCACGCCCCTGATCGCCCAGCTCTTTCTGATCTACTACGGCTTCGGCAGCTTCCGCCCCGCCTTCGAGGCGGTGGGTCTCTGGTGGTTCTTCCGCGAGGCCTGGTACTGCGCGGTGCTGGCGCTGGCGCTGAACACAGCGGCCTATCAGACCGAAATCCTGCGCGGCGCGATCCTCAGCATTCCCAAGGGCCAATGGGAGGGCGCCCGCTCGCTCGCCCTGCCGCGCTGGGTCACGCTTCGCCGGATCATCGCCCCGCAGGCGCTCATGGTCGCGCTGCGCCCCTATGCCAACGAACTGATTCTAATGGTGAAGGCCTCGGCCATCGTCGCCATCATCACGGTGTTCGATCTCTTCGGCGAAACGCGGCGCGCCTTCTCACGCTCCTTCGACTTCCAGACCTATGTCTGGGCCGCATTGTTCTATCTCGTGATCGTCGAGATCGTGCGCAACCTGACCGCGCTCGCCGAAAAGCGTCTGACGCGGCACCTCCAGCGCTGA
- a CDS encoding NAD(P)-dependent oxidoreductase, whose amino-acid sequence MAKTAFIGLGVMGFPMAGHLTAKGGHEVTVFNRTTDKAERWASQHGGAFCATPREAAEGADFVFVCVGNDDDVRSVVLGADGALAGMKPGATLVDHTTASAELARELDQAAREKGLRFLDAPVSGGQAGAENGVLTVMVGGESETFEAARPVIDSYARMVGLMGPAGSGQLAKMMNQICIAGLVEGLAEAIHFGQKAGLDIATVVDVISKGAAGSWQMENRHKTMAAGQYEFGFAVEWMRKDLGICLSEARRNGASLPVTALVDQFYAEVEAGGGKRWDTSSLLSRLNR is encoded by the coding sequence GTGGCGAAGACAGCTTTCATCGGACTGGGCGTCATGGGCTTTCCCATGGCCGGGCATCTCACGGCCAAGGGCGGGCACGAGGTCACGGTGTTCAACCGCACGACTGACAAAGCCGAGCGCTGGGCGAGCCAGCATGGCGGCGCCTTTTGCGCCACCCCGCGCGAGGCGGCCGAGGGCGCCGATTTCGTCTTCGTCTGTGTTGGCAATGACGACGACGTTCGCTCCGTCGTGCTGGGTGCGGACGGCGCCTTGGCCGGCATGAAGCCCGGCGCCACGCTGGTCGACCACACCACGGCCTCGGCGGAGCTTGCCCGCGAGCTCGACCAGGCGGCGCGCGAGAAAGGCCTGCGCTTTCTCGACGCTCCGGTGTCGGGCGGTCAGGCCGGCGCGGAGAACGGGGTTCTCACCGTCATGGTCGGCGGCGAGAGCGAGACATTCGAGGCGGCGCGGCCGGTGATCGATTCCTACGCCCGTATGGTCGGCCTCATGGGCCCGGCGGGCTCGGGCCAGCTTGCCAAGATGATGAACCAGATCTGCATTGCCGGGCTGGTGGAAGGGCTCGCCGAGGCCATTCATTTCGGCCAGAAGGCCGGGCTCGACATCGCCACCGTCGTGGACGTCATCTCCAAGGGCGCCGCCGGCTCCTGGCAGATGGAGAACCGGCACAAGACCATGGCCGCCGGGCAGTACGAGTTCGGCTTCGCGGTGGAATGGATGCGCAAGGATCTCGGCATCTGCCTCAGCGAAGCCCGCCGCAACGGCGCCTCGCTGCCCGTCACGGCGCTGGTGGACCAGTTCTATGCCGAGGTCGAGGCCGGCGGCGGCAAGCGCTGGGACACGTCTTCGCTCCTGTCGCGCTTGAACCGCTGA
- a CDS encoding Lrp/AsnC family transcriptional regulator gives MDRLDKKILRLLQEDATLAVADVAKRVGLSTTPCWRRIQKLEEEGVIRRRVAILDPDKVNTRVTVFVSIRTHSHSSEWLKRFSEVVNEFPEVVDFYRMSGDVDYLLRVVVPDIAAYDGFYKRLISKIDIRDVSSAFAMERIKTTTELPLDYMILEKDQREA, from the coding sequence ATGGACCGTTTGGACAAGAAGATCCTGAGGCTGCTTCAGGAGGATGCGACCCTTGCGGTGGCGGATGTCGCCAAACGGGTCGGCCTGTCCACGACGCCCTGCTGGCGCCGAATCCAGAAGCTGGAGGAGGAAGGCGTCATTCGCCGGCGCGTCGCGATCCTCGATCCCGACAAGGTCAACACGCGCGTCACCGTGTTCGTGTCGATCCGCACCCATTCGCACTCGTCGGAATGGTTGAAGCGCTTCTCGGAAGTGGTGAACGAATTTCCGGAAGTGGTTGATTTCTATCGCATGAGTGGCGACGTGGATTATCTCCTGCGCGTCGTCGTGCCCGATATCGCGGCCTATGACGGGTTCTACAAGCGGCTGATCTCGAAGATCGACATTCGCGACGTGTCCTCCGCTTTCGCGATGGAGCGGATCAAGACCACCACCGAACTGCCGCTCGACTACATGATCCTGGAGAAGGACCAGCGGGAGGCCTGA